The Cellulomonas sp. S1-8 genome has a window encoding:
- a CDS encoding FtsX-like permease family protein, with the protein MSALATRVRATTADAPLVTRRRARQDAGLLLGTAILLVATLIAMLAAPRLLARTADEALREAITNAGTDAAVVVPRPQDPYFPAPPLDAALTEAQWLDRMLEGLHPATAIAPSGTVTATLGEDQFMTRLVTLATPADPAEPVRWTTGRAPAVIEEQVYAGSPYSFSGTLFDTSRSYAVEVGLSVDAARTLGIDPTAGPVSVALAVGRLTHEARVTGLYEPVDPADPRWTTVPDLLGAVRAEPQQRAATSAALYVPTDARPDMWRVAHSPAILAEAVALVDADDLTVAEAHELRRSLRAQAVVLPDLTSGLPDIVDAFDAHADATRAQASLVIAGVGAAAACCLLLAAGLLVERRRTFLSGERARGASLGSVALRGAMESVPTALGAAVVAGVVVHRWLPDRSASLWLPAAVAAVAAVAPAVLAARAAGVAWGGRRVPIDRRERSRVTGLRRARHLVVEVAVVTVAVVALVSLRGRGLVPGASSQADPLLLVTPFLLALAAAVVVVRIAPVVVRVAARWAVRSRGLAAPLAATRAQRTATSLLPVVAVTVAVALMVLSGVLVQNVQDGQRLAADRLVGADVRLDGALATPEAAQALEALAAAPGVDAVATGMQLVDRTYGRGTGLTASVLVVDTAALAEVRAARGLEVDPGLAGLGEASDGAVPALVSADLLARADTADGGLVQILSDTVELDVRGATTLVADGGAPPVDVRAAHVTTTADDGLVVVDRAAVTAAARRLPDTSVAWVSGPGAAQAVADAGFAELPGVTVTTVDGWWRAWSQAPLPSALTALLLAAVGALALLAVVALVLVVVATSGERGRTLSTLRTIGLDARTARWATLGELAPLVLGGLVGGTAIGLALPLLVGDALGLQWVTAAPGDVPVTLAWWPVLLAAGALVVALVVAVTVEQAVRRRQRLGEVLRVGAR; encoded by the coding sequence ATGAGCGCGCTCGCCACGCGTGTGCGCGCGACGACGGCCGACGCTCCGCTCGTCACCCGACGCCGCGCACGTCAGGACGCCGGGCTCCTGCTCGGGACCGCGATCCTGCTGGTGGCGACGCTGATCGCGATGCTCGCCGCCCCCCGGCTCCTGGCGCGCACCGCCGACGAGGCGCTCCGTGAGGCGATCACGAACGCGGGCACCGACGCCGCGGTCGTCGTCCCGAGACCGCAGGACCCGTACTTCCCGGCGCCGCCGCTCGACGCGGCGCTCACCGAGGCCCAGTGGCTGGACCGGATGCTGGAGGGCCTGCATCCCGCGACCGCGATCGCCCCCTCGGGCACCGTGACGGCCACGCTCGGCGAGGACCAGTTCATGACGCGGCTCGTCACGCTCGCGACGCCCGCAGATCCGGCCGAGCCCGTGCGGTGGACCACGGGGCGGGCCCCCGCGGTGATCGAGGAACAGGTCTACGCCGGGTCTCCGTACTCCTTCAGCGGCACCCTGTTCGACACCAGCCGCTCCTACGCCGTCGAGGTCGGGCTGAGCGTCGACGCCGCACGGACCCTCGGCATCGACCCCACGGCCGGGCCGGTCTCCGTCGCCCTGGCCGTGGGTCGCCTGACCCACGAGGCGCGGGTCACCGGCCTGTACGAGCCCGTGGACCCGGCGGACCCGCGCTGGACGACCGTGCCGGACCTGCTGGGGGCGGTGCGCGCCGAGCCGCAGCAGCGTGCCGCGACGTCGGCCGCGCTGTACGTCCCGACCGACGCCCGCCCCGACATGTGGCGGGTCGCGCACTCCCCCGCGATCCTCGCCGAGGCGGTCGCGCTGGTGGACGCCGACGACCTGACCGTGGCCGAGGCGCACGAGCTGCGCCGCTCGCTGCGGGCCCAGGCGGTCGTCCTGCCGGACCTGACCAGCGGGCTGCCGGACATCGTCGACGCGTTCGACGCGCACGCCGACGCGACCCGCGCGCAGGCGTCGCTCGTCATCGCAGGGGTCGGCGCCGCGGCGGCGTGCTGCCTGCTGCTCGCCGCCGGTCTGCTCGTCGAGCGCCGTCGCACCTTCCTCTCGGGCGAGCGTGCGCGCGGTGCGTCCCTCGGTTCCGTCGCGCTGCGCGGGGCGATGGAGTCGGTGCCCACCGCGCTCGGCGCGGCCGTGGTGGCGGGCGTCGTGGTCCACCGGTGGCTCCCCGACCGCTCGGCGTCCCTGTGGCTGCCCGCCGCGGTCGCCGCCGTGGCGGCGGTCGCGCCGGCCGTCCTCGCCGCGCGGGCCGCGGGGGTCGCGTGGGGCGGGCGACGCGTGCCGATCGACCGTCGCGAGCGCTCCCGTGTCACCGGGCTGCGGCGCGCGCGTCACCTGGTCGTCGAGGTGGCGGTCGTCACCGTCGCCGTCGTCGCCCTGGTGTCGCTGCGCGGGCGAGGGCTCGTGCCGGGCGCGTCGTCGCAGGCGGACCCGCTGCTGCTGGTGACGCCGTTCCTGCTCGCGCTGGCCGCGGCGGTCGTCGTCGTACGCATCGCGCCGGTCGTCGTGCGCGTGGCGGCGCGGTGGGCCGTGCGGTCCCGGGGGCTCGCGGCCCCGCTCGCCGCGACGCGCGCGCAGCGCACCGCCACGTCCCTGCTCCCGGTGGTCGCCGTGACGGTCGCGGTCGCGCTGATGGTGCTCAGCGGGGTGCTGGTGCAGAACGTGCAGGACGGTCAGCGGCTCGCGGCCGACCGGCTCGTCGGCGCCGACGTGCGCCTCGACGGCGCGCTCGCCACCCCGGAGGCCGCGCAGGCCCTGGAGGCGCTCGCCGCGGCGCCGGGGGTCGACGCGGTGGCGACGGGGATGCAGCTCGTCGACCGGACGTACGGGCGCGGCACCGGGCTGACGGCCTCCGTGCTCGTCGTCGACACCGCCGCCCTCGCCGAGGTGCGGGCGGCACGCGGACTGGAGGTCGACCCGGGGCTCGCCGGCCTCGGCGAGGCGTCGGACGGTGCGGTGCCGGCGCTGGTGAGCGCGGACCTGCTCGCGCGGGCCGACACCGCCGACGGCGGCCTCGTGCAGATCCTCTCCGACACCGTGGAGCTCGACGTGCGCGGCGCCACGACGCTCGTCGCCGACGGGGGCGCACCCCCCGTGGACGTGCGGGCGGCGCACGTGACCACGACCGCGGACGACGGCCTGGTGGTCGTGGACCGTGCGGCAGTGACCGCCGCCGCGCGACGCCTCCCGGACACGTCGGTGGCCTGGGTGTCGGGGCCGGGTGCCGCGCAGGCCGTCGCGGACGCCGGGTTCGCGGAGCTGCCGGGCGTCACCGTGACGACCGTCGACGGGTGGTGGCGCGCCTGGTCGCAGGCGCCGCTGCCCTCCGCGCTCACCGCGCTGCTGCTCGCGGCCGTCGGCGCGCTCGCGCTGCTGGCCGTCGTCGCCCTCGTGCTCGTGGTCGTCGCGACGTCCGGTGAGCGCGGACGCACGCTCTCGACCCTGCGCACGATCGGGCTCGACGCCCGCACGGCCCGGTGGGCGACGCTCGGCGAGCTCGCACCGCTCGTGCTCGGCGGGCTCGTCGGCGGGACGGCCATCGGGCTCGCGCTGCCGTTGCTCGTCGGCGACGCCCTCGGGCTGCAGTGGGTCACCGCCGCGCCGGGCGACGTCCCGGTGACGCTCGCGTGGTGGCCCGTGCTGCTCGCGGCCGGGGCGCTCGTGGTCGCGCTGGTGGTCGCCGTGACGGTCGAGCAGGCCGTGCGGCGACGCCAGCGGCTCGGCGAGGTCCTGCGCGTGGGCGCCCGCTGA
- a CDS encoding FtsX-like permease family protein translates to MRWRPRVLQGRLRDQAPVVLMVTAVAVLATALLGVLALLLHIAENDAVPTALGRLAPEQVRLEATVWVDGEDSVAALERARGGLAQITGDVPTTEETWQIGMLHALPSAAGTQPQLAYLSSLPATDGLTRLVTGRWAAGEPADGTIEVTVPTVAAEALGWQVGTRIDARLWGTEDQRAWVVVGTYESAGSRSAWSRDRLRGAGIDPEFNLPGAAGRIKTVAWGPLVVDPAALAGEGQVDTAYVAVDPQLDGASRAAVAAMREHLRDGAALVSEALGERTGGRLVTDAATAIDATWREAVVTRAGVAAIGLLLATLATTVMLLAARLLAERRAVEAELLAARGASAGQLRSVVVLEAVVLAGVTWVASPWLATWALGLMTRSGALAEAGYVVGPGVETPVLLVCAAMAAVLAVALCVPAWHTSGSSTTTSHAGLLRAGGDLALLAFAGLAVWQLVAYGSPLTGGPGGRQLDPVLVAGPALVTLAAATVALRLVGPVARGADLLAARARSFVIPLAAWQVARRSSIATGTVLVVVVAVAAGTFSAAFLATWRTSQLAQVDLALGTDLRVDALQDEPLVASAALAAATAEHPDAVGQPVLDRVVGIGPAGVGTQLSGRLIGLDTSRPQDVRGYSATSWDQVLAGLAGTDPVPAAALPVPAGTQWITVQGVVTTEPVAVGSAMVGLTVEDDQGVLVQLPSRNVALEEEFVLAFEVPDTGPLRIVAVHALLALQSVPEDVLAAAWEAGRPQAMPLRIDLVGVRTVPRSAGIDTDWAALDPAVGTPVEVRGDGWTAAVRQPGQGSDSGPAVKAGTVETADGGVLRAAGDVVVDGSGTPPPVQMVVRAWPAPPVVPAVVSSELSETLGVGVGRTLVLDVGGAPLTVRIERFADHLPGVPRGVGVLVDRTAFARAVLDAGGRPELLDSWWVAAPPATAAAVADRVTETVDAVVTTRAEQRDESLAGPVRVAVPAALSLVTGAAILLVLVGTGAVAAASLRARRTELARLQALGASRSGLAGGLLAENALLVVVGAVVGLLAGYGLAAVVAPLLTMSADGRTPVPEPWLVWQWRDQASRTLAVVLGTAAVVGLVAALGVRRASGAALRLGDDR, encoded by the coding sequence CATGCTGCACGCGCTGCCGTCCGCCGCGGGCACCCAGCCCCAGCTCGCGTACCTCTCCTCCCTGCCGGCCACCGACGGCCTCACGCGCCTGGTGACGGGCCGCTGGGCGGCCGGCGAGCCCGCGGACGGCACGATCGAGGTCACCGTGCCGACGGTCGCGGCCGAGGCGCTGGGCTGGCAGGTCGGCACGCGCATCGACGCCCGGCTGTGGGGCACCGAGGACCAGCGCGCGTGGGTGGTCGTCGGCACGTACGAGTCCGCCGGGTCGCGCAGCGCCTGGTCCCGGGACCGCCTGCGGGGCGCCGGCATCGACCCCGAGTTCAACCTGCCCGGCGCCGCGGGTCGGATCAAGACCGTCGCGTGGGGCCCCCTGGTGGTCGACCCCGCCGCGCTCGCCGGTGAGGGGCAGGTCGACACGGCCTACGTCGCCGTCGACCCGCAGCTCGACGGTGCGTCGCGCGCGGCGGTCGCCGCGATGCGCGAGCACCTGCGCGACGGCGCGGCCCTGGTGTCCGAGGCGCTCGGGGAGCGCACGGGCGGTCGGCTCGTCACGGACGCCGCGACGGCGATCGACGCGACGTGGCGCGAGGCCGTCGTCACACGGGCCGGCGTCGCCGCCATCGGGCTGCTGCTGGCGACCCTCGCGACCACGGTCATGCTGCTGGCGGCGCGGCTGCTGGCCGAGCGCCGGGCCGTCGAGGCGGAGCTGCTGGCCGCGCGGGGTGCGTCGGCCGGGCAGCTGCGCTCGGTGGTGGTCCTCGAGGCGGTCGTGCTGGCGGGCGTCACGTGGGTGGCGTCGCCGTGGCTCGCCACGTGGGCGCTCGGCCTGATGACCCGGTCGGGTGCGCTCGCCGAGGCCGGGTACGTCGTCGGCCCCGGTGTGGAGACCCCGGTGCTGCTCGTGTGCGCCGCGATGGCCGCCGTGCTCGCCGTCGCGCTGTGCGTGCCTGCCTGGCACACCTCCGGGTCGAGCACGACGACGAGCCACGCAGGGCTGCTGCGCGCCGGCGGCGACCTCGCCCTCCTCGCGTTCGCGGGCCTCGCGGTGTGGCAGCTCGTCGCGTACGGCTCACCCCTGACGGGCGGACCGGGCGGCCGGCAGCTCGACCCCGTCCTGGTCGCCGGGCCCGCGCTCGTCACGCTCGCCGCCGCGACGGTCGCGCTGCGCCTCGTCGGCCCGGTCGCGCGCGGCGCGGACCTGCTGGCCGCGCGCGCCCGGTCGTTCGTGATCCCGCTCGCGGCGTGGCAGGTCGCGCGCCGGTCGTCGATCGCGACGGGCACCGTGCTCGTGGTCGTCGTCGCCGTCGCGGCCGGCACCTTCAGCGCCGCGTTCCTGGCGACGTGGCGCACGTCCCAGCTCGCGCAGGTCGACCTGGCCCTGGGCACGGACCTGCGGGTCGACGCCCTGCAGGACGAGCCGCTGGTCGCCTCGGCGGCCCTCGCCGCCGCCACCGCCGAGCACCCGGACGCCGTGGGGCAGCCGGTGCTCGACCGGGTCGTCGGCATCGGCCCTGCCGGTGTCGGTACCCAGCTCTCCGGGCGGCTCATCGGGCTGGACACCTCGCGGCCGCAGGACGTGCGGGGGTACTCCGCGACCTCCTGGGACCAGGTCCTCGCGGGCCTGGCCGGCACCGACCCGGTGCCCGCAGCGGCGCTCCCCGTGCCCGCGGGGACGCAGTGGATCACGGTGCAGGGCGTCGTGACCACCGAGCCGGTCGCCGTCGGCAGCGCCATGGTGGGGCTGACGGTCGAGGACGACCAGGGAGTCCTGGTCCAGCTCCCGTCGCGGAACGTGGCGCTCGAGGAGGAGTTCGTGCTGGCCTTCGAGGTCCCCGACACCGGACCGCTGCGCATCGTCGCGGTCCATGCGCTCCTCGCGCTCCAGTCCGTCCCCGAGGACGTCCTCGCCGCCGCCTGGGAGGCCGGCCGCCCCCAGGCGATGCCGCTGCGGATCGACCTCGTCGGCGTGCGCACCGTGCCCCGGTCGGCCGGGATCGACACCGACTGGGCGGCACTGGACCCCGCCGTCGGGACGCCGGTCGAGGTGCGCGGCGACGGGTGGACCGCCGCGGTCCGGCAGCCCGGGCAGGGCTCGGACTCGGGTCCGGCGGTCAAGGCGGGGACGGTCGAGACCGCGGACGGGGGCGTGCTGCGGGCCGCGGGCGACGTCGTCGTCGACGGCAGCGGGACGCCGCCACCGGTCCAGATGGTCGTACGAGCCTGGCCGGCACCACCGGTCGTCCCCGCCGTCGTGAGCAGCGAGCTGAGCGAGACCCTCGGCGTCGGCGTGGGCCGCACGCTCGTCCTCGACGTCGGCGGGGCACCGCTGACCGTCCGGATCGAGCGGTTCGCCGACCACCTCCCGGGGGTCCCGCGCGGCGTGGGCGTGCTCGTCGACCGCACCGCGTTCGCGCGTGCCGTGCTGGACGCCGGCGGGCGACCCGAGCTGCTCGACTCCTGGTGGGTCGCCGCACCGCCGGCCACGGCGGCGGCGGTCGCGGACCGCGTGACCGAGACCGTCGACGCGGTCGTCACGACCCGCGCGGAGCAGCGGGACGAGTCGTTGGCGGGCCCCGTCCGCGTCGCCGTCCCCGCCGCGTTGTCGCTGGTGACGGGGGCTGCGATCCTCCTCGTCCTCGTCGGCACGGGTGCCGTGGCCGCCGCGTCCCTGCGGGCCCGCCGCACCGAGCTGGCCCGCCTGCAGGCCCTGGGGGCGTCCCGCAGCGGCCTCGCCGGTGGGCTGCTCGCCGAGAACGCGCTGCTCGTCGTCGTGGGCGCGGTGGTGGGGCTGCTCGCGGGGTACGGCCTGGCGGCCGTCGTCGCCCCGTTGCTCACGATGTCGGCCGACGGCCGCACCCCCGTCCCGGAGCCGTGGCTCGTGTGGCAGTGGCGCGACCAGGCCTCCCGCACGCTCGCGGTCGTCCTCGGGACGGCCGCGGTCGTGGGGCTGGTCGCCGCCCTCGGGGTGCGTCGCGCCTCGGGTGCGGCGCTGCGGCTGGGGGACGACCGATGA